A genomic window from Dehalococcoidia bacterium includes:
- the mrdA gene encoding penicillin-binding protein 2, with product MSVSQRRTVGRPSPSPASATPPRPPAGPLTFLLLRALVIVLFATLIGQLVRLQVVQGEKFRRLAEINALRQEAVTPARGLIYDRYGRPLVHNEPYYQAAVVPGDLPKGREEEVLGRLARLIGISQQEMEARLKETAGRQNPYLPVVVANGLSREVALKLKELERELPGTRLLVTAIRRYPLGQDAAHLLGYVGPITAEELAEMGGDGYTLHDWLGKMGVEMLYEDTLRGTPGRRLTEVDALGHPRRLVAEEPPRHGMNLVLTLDAQLQRAVATALGRATSGVAAAVVMDVRTGDILALASLPAFDPNPLSHPQLLGQASDLLAHPDKPLLNHALGEAYAPGSVFKPMVAAAALQEGVITPATVFVSHGYITVAHPYDPRAIQVLRDWDILGPMDLSKALALASHVYFYRLAGGEDGAGGLGPEKLARYARGFGLGFSTGIELPGEAEGLVPDPVWKERVLKDRWSAVDTFRMGAGGGYLRVTPLQMAVATAAIANGGHLLKPRLVLEVIDHEGRVVRHVPRQVRGEVPVGQDALAVVRQAMATAVSQGIARQAQVPGLPVAGLATVQGPGEVAHGWFVGFAPANEPEVAVVVFLRDGTGVQAAQVASRIFQAWWEGRP from the coding sequence ATGTCCGTATCCCAGCGTCGTACCGTCGGCAGGCCATCGCCCTCCCCGGCGTCCGCCACCCCTCCTCGCCCCCCTGCTGGCCCCCTTACCTTTCTTCTCCTGCGGGCGTTGGTAATCGTGCTTTTTGCCACTTTGATAGGACAATTGGTAAGGCTGCAGGTGGTGCAAGGGGAGAAGTTTCGGCGCCTTGCGGAGATCAACGCCTTGCGTCAAGAGGCGGTGACCCCTGCCCGCGGCCTGATATACGACCGCTACGGTCGGCCGCTGGTGCACAATGAGCCCTATTATCAAGCAGCTGTGGTGCCTGGGGACCTGCCCAAGGGCAGAGAGGAGGAGGTGCTGGGGAGGCTGGCAAGGCTCATCGGCATATCCCAGCAGGAGATGGAGGCTCGCCTTAAGGAAACGGCCGGGCGCCAGAACCCATACCTGCCCGTGGTGGTGGCCAACGGGCTTTCACGGGAGGTGGCCCTCAAGCTCAAGGAACTGGAGAGGGAGCTGCCAGGGACACGCCTCCTGGTCACCGCTATCCGCCGCTATCCCCTGGGCCAGGACGCCGCCCACCTCTTGGGATATGTAGGACCTATAACGGCCGAAGAGCTGGCCGAGATGGGTGGGGACGGCTACACCCTCCACGATTGGCTGGGGAAGATGGGGGTGGAGATGTTGTATGAAGACACGCTGCGAGGCACGCCCGGTCGGCGGTTGACAGAGGTGGACGCCCTTGGACACCCCCGGCGGCTGGTGGCCGAGGAACCGCCCCGCCACGGCATGAACCTGGTTCTGACGCTGGATGCCCAGCTCCAGAGAGCGGTAGCGACGGCTCTGGGGAGGGCCACCTCCGGCGTGGCGGCGGCCGTAGTGATGGACGTCCGCACAGGCGATATCCTGGCCCTGGCCTCCCTCCCCGCCTTCGATCCCAACCCCCTCTCGCACCCCCAGCTCCTTGGTCAAGCCTCAGATCTACTGGCCCACCCCGACAAGCCCCTTCTCAACCACGCCCTGGGGGAGGCCTATGCCCCTGGCAGCGTGTTCAAGCCCATGGTGGCTGCTGCCGCCTTGCAGGAGGGGGTGATCACTCCTGCTACCGTGTTTGTGAGTCACGGCTACATCACTGTGGCCCACCCCTACGATCCGCGAGCCATCCAGGTCCTCAGGGACTGGGACATCCTGGGGCCCATGGACCTGAGCAAGGCCCTAGCCCTCGCCTCCCATGTCTATTTCTACCGCTTGGCAGGGGGCGAGGACGGCGCTGGCGGGCTGGGCCCAGAGAAGTTGGCCCGCTATGCCCGTGGCTTTGGTCTGGGCTTTTCCACTGGCATCGAGCTGCCTGGGGAGGCAGAGGGGTTGGTCCCCGACCCCGTATGGAAGGAGCGGGTGCTCAAGGACCGGTGGAGCGCCGTGGACACCTTTCGCATGGGGGCGGGGGGAGGGTATCTGCGAGTGACCCCCCTGCAGATGGCCGTAGCCACTGCCGCCATCGCCAACGGTGGCCACCTCCTGAAGCCCCGCCTCGTCCTGGAGGTAATAGACCATGAGGGGAGGGTAGTGCGCCACGTCCCACGGCAGGTGAGGGGGGAGGTACCTGTAGGGCAGGACGCCCTGGCGGTGGTGCGACAGGCCATGGCCACCGCTGTATCCCAGGGCATAGCGCGCCAGGCCCAGGTCCCTGGGCTTCCGGTGGCCGGCCTGGCCACGGTGCAGGGGCCTGGCGAGGTGGCCCATGGCTGGTTCGTGGGCTTCGCCCCCGCCAATGAGCCGGAAGTAGCTGTGGTGGTATTCCTTAGGGATGGCACAGGGGTTCAGGCTGCCCAGGTAGCCTCTCGCATCTTCCAGGCCTGGTGGGAGGGGCGCCCATGA